One genomic region from Populus nigra chromosome 8, ddPopNigr1.1, whole genome shotgun sequence encodes:
- the LOC133700373 gene encoding protein MET1, chloroplastic, which produces MSLAPSRYPSLYSSSPLPTSSVQAKQIPLLFSQNTHFLSKTYSFLSTSTAFSNTLLLKPSNSILKASETESQTSKSAESGSGGEGEGEGEEKYEEYEVEIEQPYGIKFAKGRDGSTYIDAIAPGGSADKTGKFSVGDKVIATSAVFGTEIWPAAEYGRTMYTIRQRIGPLLMKMQKRYGNMDYTGELTEKEIIRAERNSGVISNRVREIQMQNYLRKKEQKEQREKDLREGLQLYKNAKYEEALEKFESMLGSKPDPTEAAVASYNVACCYSKLNQLQAGLSALEDAMKAGFEDFKRIRTDPDLSNLRTAEGFEPLMKRFDESFINENAINAIKSLFGFNKK; this is translated from the exons ATGTCTTTAGCTCCAAGTAGATATCCTTCTCTCTACTCTTCATCACCATTACCAACAAGTAGTGTCCAAGCCAAGCAAATCCCACTCCTTTTCTCTCAAAACACTCACTTTTTATCCAAGACCTACTCATTTCTCAGCACTTCAACAGCTTTCAGCAATACCCTTTTGCTAAAACCATCAAATTCAATCCTTAAAGCTTCAGAAACTGAGTCACAGACATCAAAATCTGCAGAGAGTGGAAGTGGAGGTGAAGGTGAaggtgaaggagaagaaaagtatgAAGAATATGAGGTGGAAATAGAGCAGCCTTATGGGATAAAGTTTGCAAAGGGCAGAGATGGCTCTACTTATATTGATGCTATTGCTCCTGGTGGATCAGCTGATAAGACTGGCAAATTCAGTGTTGGTGATAAAGTTATTGCAACCAG TGCTGTGTTTGGGACAGAGATTTGGCCAGCAGCTGAATATGGGAGGACAATGTACACCATCCGCCAAAGAATTGGCCCATTACTCATGAAAATGCAAAAGAGATATG GGAACATGGATTATACCGGTGAACTGACAGAAAAGGAAATTATCAGAGCTGAGAGGAACTCTGGTGTCATTAGTAACAGAGTGAGAGAAATCCAA ATGCAAAATTACTTAAGAAAAAAGGAGCAGAAAGAACAAAGAGAGAAGGATCTTCGCGAAGGGCTGCAATTATACAA AAATGCCAAATATGAGGAAGCACTGGAGAAGTTCGAGTCTATGCTGGGATCGAAACCAGACCCAACTGAAGCTGCAGTGGCAAGTTACAATGTCGCTTGTTGTTATTCTAAGCTTAATCAG TTACAAGCTGGGCTATCTGCACTTGAAGATGCGATGAAAGCAGGATTTGAAGACTTTAAG CGAATCCGGACAGATCCTGACCTATCCAATTTAAGGAC